The Natronoarchaeum mannanilyticum nucleotide sequence GCGCTGGGTGCGTCGCAGGGGGCGACGGTCGACGCCGACGGGCGGGCGGCCGACGCAGGACGGTCCGCGGCGGAGAACGACGGCGTTCCGGGCCGGGCGGCCGCCGCGGAGGAACTGGCGATCGCCGAACGCCTCGTCGCCGACGTCCGCGAGGTGGCCGGCGCCGCCGGCGCGGAGACGTCCCGGGAACGCGTGTCGCTCGCCGACGCCGCGGCCGACGCCGCCGAGCGCGTCGACGGCGTCACGGTCCGAGCGCTCGACGATCCGAGCGTCCGCGTCGATCGGCGCCGCTTCGTCCGGTTTCTGGCGGCGTTCTTCCGCTTCGCCGCCGGCCGGGCCGAGGGCGACGTCGCGGCCCACGTCGGACGGCTCGACGACCGCGACGGGTTCTACGTCGCCGACGACGCGCCGCCGATCCCCGACGACGACCGGGCGGACGTGTTCGACCCCGAGTACGCCGGATCGCTGTCCCACCCCGGGCTGGGGCCAGCGATGGCCGACGAGATCGCGGACGCGAACGGCTGGGAGCTGTCGCTGGTGGAAGCGGACGCGGACGACTGGGGAGCACGCTTCGAGATCACCGACGTAACGACGCTTTCGCGGTGACGGGCGAAGCGCCGAAAGAAACGGACTATCGGGAGATGTCGCGACACGCCCGCCCGTGGGCGTCCCGCTCGGAGAGCCGGGCCATCGTGTCGTCGATGTCCGACCGCAACACGGCGAGGCGATCCTCGAGGCGGGCGTACTCCTCGCTGGCGCGGAGTTCGGCCTCGGTCTTTTGCTTGTCGAGGACCGCCTTCTTCGAGGCCAACGCGAAGAACTCCTGGAGCTGTTCGTCGTACGCCGATCGCAACAGGAGCTGATCGAGCGTGTCGGTGAGATCGCTCTTCGAGACGGGCTTGACGAGATAGTCGTCGAACCCCATCTCGACGATGTCGAAGTCCGGTTCGACCGCGGTGACCATCGCGACGCGACAGTCAAGGTCCCGCTCGCGGATCGTGTCGAGCACCGTGTCGCCGGACAGCCCCGGCATCCGGCGGTCGAGCAACACGACGTCGACGTGCCGGTCGATGGCGTCGAGCGCCTGGCTGCCGTTGTACGCCGTCCGAACCGTGCACTCCTCCTCCAGCCAGGCGGCGTACAGATCCGCCAGGTCGGGCTCGTCCTCGACGATCAGGACGGCGGGCTCATCCGACCGTGCCATCAGTTTCGACCCCTGTACCGATCATTGTTTTTACGTTCTCAACCCGTTGACTTCAATATAACGGCCCGCGAGGAAACTGACGGTCGAGAGATAGATCGCCCGACGGCGGCGGGCGGCTGCGTCTCGTCGCTTAGATTCGGGTCAGTCGAGTTCGCGCTCGATGACGGCCCGCCAGTCGGCGATCGCGTCGGCGTCCGTGACGATCGTCGTCTCGCCCGCCGCGATCGAGAGCCGGCCGTCGTCGGTCGCCGTTCCGAGGCGCACGACCGGCGCGACACCCTCGAACGCCGCCTCGACGGCCCCGGGCTCCGTCGTCTGGACGAGGGCACGACCGGGCTGTTCGTGGAACAGCGCGGCCGTCGGATCGACGCCCTCGGGCAGCGACACGTCGAGGCCGGCGTCGTCGGTGACCATCTCGGCGAGCGCGACGGCGAGGCCGCCGTGGCTGACGTCGTGGACCGCGAGCGTGGCGTCCTGATCAGCTACCGCGGCCAGCGCCGAGACGACCGCGCCGGGCTCGGCGGGCAGTTCGGGGAACTGATCCGTGCCGCCGAACTGCGCGAGGAACTCGGAGCCGCCGAGGCGGGCGTCCGCGCCGTCCCCGGCCGCGAGGTCGCCGACCAGCAGCAGTTCGCCGTCGGGCTCCACGGAGAGCGGCGGGGCATCGTAGCCGGGCTTCGTGCCGGTCATCGCCAGCGTCGGCGTCGGCGGGATCGGGCCGTGCTGGGAGTCGTTGTACAGCGAGACGTTGCCGCCGACGACGGGCACGTCCAGCTCGCTGCACATGTCGGCGAGTCCGTCGACGATCCCCTTGAACCCGCCGTACACGTCGGGCTTCTCGGGGTTGCCGCCGTTGAGACAGTCCACCGCGGCGAGCGGGGCGGCGCCCTTCGCGGCGAGATTGGTGGCGTTCTCCAGGGCGACCGCGCGGGCGCCCTCGTAGGGGGCCGCGTCGGTCCAGTTCGGCGCCGCGCCGGCCGAGATGGCGAGTCCGACGCCGGGTGCGGCGTCGCCGTCACCCTCGGCCGCTTCGTCGTCGCCCGCGGCCTCCCGGATCGCCATCACGGCGGCGTCGTCGCCGGGCGCGACGCTCGTGCGGACGCCGACCTCGTGGTCGTACTGGCGGTACACCCAGCGCTTGCTCGCGGTGCTGGGCGCCGACACCACGGTCTTGAACGCCTCGGCGAGATCGGCGTCGGGCAGGTCCCGCTCCTGGGGCTGGGGCTCCTCGTGAGGCAGGTCGTTCATCGGCGCGCCCTCGCCGAGGAACTCGGCGTCGACGTCGACGACCGTCTCGCCCTCGAAGGTGCAGGTGTAGTTGCCCTCCGTCACTTCGCCGATCACCGAGCAACCCAGGTCGAACTTCTCGGCGATCTCGCGAACGCGGTCGACGTTCTCCGGACGGACCTCGTAGCACATCCGCTCCTGGGATTCCGCGAGCAGGTACTCCAGGGCGGTCATGTTCGGCTCTCGCTCGTGGACCTCGGTCAGCTCGATGTCGGCGCCGAGGCTGCCCTTGGCGACGAGTTCGCTGGAGGCGCCGCCGAGGCCGGCCGCGCCGAGGTCGCGGGCCGACTCGATCAGCCCTTCCTCGATCAGCTCCTCGTTGGCCTCGATCAGCAGCTTCTCCGCGTAGGGGTCGCCGACCTGGACCGCGGGCCGGTCCTCCGTCTCGGCGTCCTCGTCTAAGTCCTCGCTGGCGAAGGAGGCGCCGCCGAGCCCGTCTCTCCCCGTGGAGTTCCCGAAGAGGACGAGCTTGTTGCCCGCCTCCTGGGCCACCGCGGTGACCAGACGATCCTCGTCGGTGAGGCCGACGCAGGCGACGTTCACCAGGGGGTTGCCCTCGTAGTCCTCGTGGAAGTCGACGCTGCCGCCGACCGTGGGGACGCCGATGCAGTTGCCGTAGTGGCTGATCCCCTCGACGACGCCCTCCAGCAGATACCGCGAGTGCTCGCGGTCGAAGTCGCCGAAGTACAGCGAGTCGGTCAGCGCGATCGGGTACGCGCCCATCGAGAGCGTGTCCCGGACGATGCCGCCGACGCCCGTCGCGGCGCCGTCGAACGGGTCGACGAAGGAGGGGTGGTTGTGGCTCTCGATGCCCATCGTGACGTACGTCTCGCCGTTGGGGGCGTCCGCATCGGCCGAATCGTCCGCGGCGTAGTCCGGCAGCGCGACGACGGCGGCGTCGTCGCCCGGCCCGACGACGACGCGCTCGTCCTCGCTGTCGAACGCGCCCAGGAGCGGACGCGAAGAGCGGTACGCGCAGTGCTCGCTCCAGAGGTTTTCGAACAGCGCCGCCTCGGCCGGGGTCGGCTCCCGGCCGAGTTCCTCGACGACGAGGTCCCGGTCCGGATCGGAGAGACTCATTCACCTCCCTGTTGACTCAGGGTCGGTAAAGGCGTTTCCATGTGCACGAACGTGCGGGTTCTCTCGGGATCCCCGATCGCGCCGCTGCCCGGCCCGTCGTGCTACTCTCTGACGCCGCGCCGGAAATACCGAGCTACTTTTGGGGGCACCGTCCGAAGGTGGCCCCGTGCTGTCGGTCGAGCTACACGCCCACTCCGAGCTGTCGTACGACGGTCGGGATCCGGTCGATCTCCTCTTAGAGCAGGCCGAGGCGGTCGGCCTCGACGCCCTGGCGATCACCGACCACGACGAGTTCGACGCCAGCCTCGAAGCCGCCCGGAAGGCACCCGACTACGGCCTCGTGGGGATCCCCGGCATGGAGATCACGAGCGAGGCGGGCCACGTCCTCGGACTGGGCCTCGAGGAACCCGTCGAGCCGGGGCTGCCCTTCGGCGAGACGCTCGATCGCATCCGCGAGCAGGGCGCGGTCGCCGTCGTCCCCCATCCTTTCCAGGAGGCGCGCCACGGCGTCATGGCGAACATCACGCGCGACGAACTCGCCGACGCCGACGCCATCGAGGTGTACAACTCCCGGCTGTTGACCGGCCGGGGGAACCGTCAGGCGAGCGAGTTCGCCGAGCAGTACGGCCTTCCCAAGACCGCCGGCAGCGACGCCCACATCAGCGAGATGGTCGGCCAGGCGGTCACGCGCGTCGACGCCGCCGACCGATCTGTCGAAGGGATTCTCGACGCCGTTCGCGAGGGCCGCACCGAAGTCGACGGTAAGCGAACCCCCTGGCGGATCAGCTTCCGACAGGCCGCCGGCGGCGCGAAGCGCCGCGTGATCGCCAGGCTGCTCGAACTGTTCTGATGCTACACGGCGCCCCGCCGGACGCCGTTCGCCGGGCGCTGGACGACGCCGATCCGCTGCCCGGGACCGCCGGGTTCGCAGGGGCGTTGGAGGTCGATCCCGACGACGCCGACGAGACGCTCGTCCGCGACGTCCTGGGACGCTACCCGCTGTTCGTCGACGAGACATCCGAGGAGTGGGCCGCGTCGCCGACCGAGCTCGCGAACCCGCAGTCGTTCCCCGCGGGGCACGCCCGGCGTCCAGCCGAGGTCGACCCCGAAAAGGTCTGGACGCTCCCCGATCCGGAGCCGTTCGCGGACGAGCGAACGGCGGTCGCGGAACTCCGAACGGCGGTGCGCGACGGCGTCGACGCCGCGGCGTCGGCGGCGTCCGCCGATGACGACCGCGAGGACGCCGACGTCGCGGTGGCGTTCTCGGGCGGCGTCGACTCCGCGCTGGTCGCGGCCGGCCTCGACGCCGCGGGGATCGACGCGCCGCTGTACGCCGGCGGCTTCCCCGACAGTCACGACCTCGACGCCGCCCGCTCCGCGGCGCACGCGATGGACCGCGAGCTGCGGGTCGTCGAGTTCACCGTCAGGGACGTCGAGCGCGCCGTCCCGCGGGTCGCGCGGGCGATCGACCGCCCGGACGCGATGGCGGTCCAGATCGCCCTGCCGCTCTTTCTGGTCGCCGAGCGTGCTGCTGAGGATGGGTACTCACATCTTGCGGTCGGACAGGGCGCCGACGAGCTGTTCGGCGGCTACGCCAAGGTCGCCCGCGCACCGGAGGACCCGCGCGTCGACGCCGACACCGTGCGCGGCGCGCGCGACGAGATGCTCGCGACGCTCCCGAAGCAGTTAGAGCGGGACGTCCTCGCGCTCAGGGCCGCCGGCGTCGAGCCGGTCGCGCCGCTGCTCCAC carries:
- a CDS encoding HalX domain-containing protein; translated protein: MARSDEPAVLIVEDEPDLADLYAAWLEEECTVRTAYNGSQALDAIDRHVDVVLLDRRMPGLSGDTVLDTIRERDLDCRVAMVTAVEPDFDIVEMGFDDYLVKPVSKSDLTDTLDQLLLRSAYDEQLQEFFALASKKAVLDKQKTEAELRASEEYARLEDRLAVLRSDIDDTMARLSERDAHGRACRDISR
- the purL gene encoding phosphoribosylformylglycinamidine synthase subunit PurL; translation: MSLSDPDRDLVVEELGREPTPAEAALFENLWSEHCAYRSSRPLLGAFDSEDERVVVGPGDDAAVVALPDYAADDSADADAPNGETYVTMGIESHNHPSFVDPFDGAATGVGGIVRDTLSMGAYPIALTDSLYFGDFDREHSRYLLEGVVEGISHYGNCIGVPTVGGSVDFHEDYEGNPLVNVACVGLTDEDRLVTAVAQEAGNKLVLFGNSTGRDGLGGASFASEDLDEDAETEDRPAVQVGDPYAEKLLIEANEELIEEGLIESARDLGAAGLGGASSELVAKGSLGADIELTEVHEREPNMTALEYLLAESQERMCYEVRPENVDRVREIAEKFDLGCSVIGEVTEGNYTCTFEGETVVDVDAEFLGEGAPMNDLPHEEPQPQERDLPDADLAEAFKTVVSAPSTASKRWVYRQYDHEVGVRTSVAPGDDAAVMAIREAAGDDEAAEGDGDAAPGVGLAISAGAAPNWTDAAPYEGARAVALENATNLAAKGAAPLAAVDCLNGGNPEKPDVYGGFKGIVDGLADMCSELDVPVVGGNVSLYNDSQHGPIPPTPTLAMTGTKPGYDAPPLSVEPDGELLLVGDLAAGDGADARLGGSEFLAQFGGTDQFPELPAEPGAVVSALAAVADQDATLAVHDVSHGGLAVALAEMVTDDAGLDVSLPEGVDPTAALFHEQPGRALVQTTEPGAVEAAFEGVAPVVRLGTATDDGRLSIAAGETTIVTDADAIADWRAVIERELD
- a CDS encoding PHP domain-containing protein, with the translated sequence MLSVELHAHSELSYDGRDPVDLLLEQAEAVGLDALAITDHDEFDASLEAARKAPDYGLVGIPGMEITSEAGHVLGLGLEEPVEPGLPFGETLDRIREQGAVAVVPHPFQEARHGVMANITRDELADADAIEVYNSRLLTGRGNRQASEFAEQYGLPKTAGSDAHISEMVGQAVTRVDAADRSVEGILDAVREGRTEVDGKRTPWRISFRQAAGGAKRRVIARLLELF
- a CDS encoding asparagine synthetase B → MLHGAPPDAVRRALDDADPLPGTAGFAGALEVDPDDADETLVRDVLGRYPLFVDETSEEWAASPTELANPQSFPAGHARRPAEVDPEKVWTLPDPEPFADERTAVAELRTAVRDGVDAAASAASADDDREDADVAVAFSGGVDSALVAAGLDAAGIDAPLYAGGFPDSHDLDAARSAAHAMDRELRVVEFTVRDVERAVPRVARAIDRPDAMAVQIALPLFLVAERAAEDGYSHLAVGQGADELFGGYAKVARAPEDPRVDADTVRGARDEMLATLPKQLERDVLALRAAGVEPVAPLLHDRVVETALRLPGDALVDDRGERKRALRLAAREFVPDRVAFREKKAVQYGSLAARELDRLAREAGFKRRMDDHVTEYVRSRIDE